Proteins found in one Dermacentor silvarum isolate Dsil-2018 chromosome 8, BIME_Dsil_1.4, whole genome shotgun sequence genomic segment:
- the LOC119461949 gene encoding uncharacterized protein LOC119461949, giving the protein MEKYLVDSEEDLGLKEGVGSGGSVRDLGIREDMTMFGGTGSGPWQQGGYGGQDSWAAKGGNGNGKFGSGGAGPGKVPVVEETAAVGRPTREALAYGSEMSVRRAEAASARRLEEDERIITCRPKVALAGMDRQGGKTVVVQVVAGMAGAFQKGRGGFGGGQRGGA; this is encoded by the exons ATGGAAAAGTATCTGGTGGACTCGGAGGAGGACCTTGGGCTCAAGGAGGGCGTAGGATCAGGCGGTTCTGTCCGGGACCTTGGGATCAGGGAGGATATG ACAATGTTTGGAGGCACTGGAAGTGGGCCATGGCAACAAGGCGGTTATGGTGGTCAGGATTCTTGGGCTGCAAAGGGCGGTAATGGTAACGGTAAATTTGGTAGTGGTGGTGCCGGACCTGGCAAGGTGCCGGTGGTGGAGGAGACGGCGGCGGTTGGCAGGCCGACCAGGGAAGCGTTGGCGTATGGATCGGAGATGTCAGTCAGAAGGGCAGAGGCAGCTTCGGCCCGCAGGCTGGAGGAAGACGAAAGAATAATTACCTGCCGTCCCAAGGTGGCGCTAGCTGGGATGGACAGGCAGGGGGGCAAAACGGTGGTGGTGCAGGTGGTGGCTGGGATGGCGGGCGCATTCCAGAAAGGTCGTGGGGGATTTGGTGGGGGGCAGAGAGGCGGGGCGTAG
- the LOC119461950 gene encoding uncharacterized protein LOC119461950 produces the protein MATNRTAMASPGIRTGKVVTFVFLILLVNTAHCEEKKTETKKKVAKTALEPLKASATAQTGWYEGAGGSSSWSSGGQSYGGGGGTAGLGPWADSGSGSSGIGGGAGGSGPWLMLARAMVVALSVVLGPWADSGSSGFGGGAGPWQSSGKGSGGAGFTSGAGPWAGAGKGSSGGYGGSAGLDSWAGAGKTGGFGGSGKSFGGGGAGVGPWDQAGGFGGGKIGGNGGGGASWTQNGGFGASGKETGWDFSQGSKFSGGTDSWDQGGLGGGKLGGSGGGASWSQGQLGGNKAGYGGAVSWDQGGKSFSQNAQSGPWRGKTAVAQDSWTPSGAGGYGKTSAAGVGPWAQGAGAGKGFGAADAWLQDSPASAGPWAQGGTGNGKPATGAGPWAQGGSGNGKASYGSGPWYGSFAGGKGGNGGGAASWANGGNGAGGKKISSPGPWDSGSFGGAAKGGAGPWAQGGSGYGTGGTKSFGGPGPWAGAGNGAGPKSVGGPAPWAGAGNGAGNGAGPKSFGGPGPWVQEMVQERCRT, from the exons GTGGTGACGTTTGTATTTCTAATACTCTTGGTAAACACCGCTCACtgcgaagaaaagaaaacagaaacgaaaaagaaagtcGCTAAAACAGCTCTCGAGCCACTGAAGGCGTCAGCGACTGCACAGACAGGGTGGTATGAAGGTGCCGGCGGATCTTCATCCTGGTCTTCGGGAGGACAAAGCTACGGCGGGGGTGGCGGTACAGCTGGACTTGGTCCTTGGGCTGACTCCGGCAGCGGATCGTCGGGCATCGGCGGAGGAGCTGGTGGATCTGGACCATGGCTGATGCTGGCAAGGGCAATGGTGGTGGCGCTTTCGGTGGTGCTGGGACCGTGGGCCGACTCCGGAAGTAGTGGATTCGGCGGAGGTGCCGGACCATGGCAAAGCTCGGGTAAAGGCTCGGGTGGCGCTGGCTTCACATCGGGCGCCGGACCTTGGGCTGGCGCGGGAAAAGGATCGAGCGGTGGCTACGGAGGCAGTGCCGGCCTTGATTCATGGGCCGGAGCAGGGAAGACCGGTGGATTTGGTGGCTCTGGCAAGTCCTTCGGAGGAGGAGGAGCTGGCGTCGGACCGTGGGACCAAGCCGGAGGATTCGGTGGCGGCAAGATTGGCGGTAACGGCGGCGGTGGTGCATCGTGGACCCAGAACGGTGGCTTCGGGGCTAGTGGCAAAGAAACTGGATGGGACTTTTCACAAGGATCGAAATTCTCTGGTGGCACTGACTCCTGGGATCAAGGTGGTCTTGGTGGTGGGAAACTTGGTGGCTCCGGTGGTGGGGCATCGTGGTCGCAAGGACAATTAGGTGGCAACAAAGCAGGGTACGGGGGAGCTGTGTCGTGGGACCAAGGCGGCAAATCATTCTCCCAGAATGCTCAAAGTGGACCCTGGAGAGGCAAGACAGCTGTAGCTCAAGATTCGTGGACGCCGAGTGGTGCAGGAGGCTATGGAAAGACATCCGCTGCAGGCGTCGGCCCATGGGCTCAAGGTGCAGGGGCAGGAAAAGGATTCGGTGCTGCCGATGCTTGGCTTCAAGACAGTCCGGCAAGTGCAGGTCCGTGGGCACAAGGCGGAACCGGAAATGGCAAGCCAGCAACCGGAGCCGGTCCCTGGGCGCAAGGAGGGAGTGGTAATGGCAAGGCGAGCTACGGATCTGGGCCTTGGTACGGAAGCTTTGCTGGTGGTAAAGGTGGGAATGGAGGCGGCGCTGCCTCTTGGGCCAATGGCGGAAACGGTGCCGGAGGAAAGAAGATATCATCGCCAGGCCCTTGGGACTCGGGAAGTTTCGGAGGCGCTGCCAAGGGAGGAGCGGGACCTTGGGCACAAGGGGGAAGTGGATATGGAACTGGTGGTACTAAGAGCTTTGGTGGGCCAGGACCATGGGCCGGTGCAGGAAACGGTGCAGGACCTAAAAGCGTTGGTGGGCCAGCACCCTGGGCAGGTGCAGGAAATGGTGCAGGAAACGGTGCAGGACCTAAGAGCTTTGGCGGGCCAGGGCCCTGG GTGCAGGAAATGGTGCAGGAACGGTGCAGGACCTAA